GCCTGAAAAATTTATGCGCAAAATCGAACGCGCACTGCATAAAGGCGAACTCGGTAAATTTGCCAAAATGACCCTGGCGCTGCCCGAAGCCCGCATCGCCTTCGAAAAAATGGGTGTCACCGAATTCACGTACACCATCAGCCATGAGGGCGAAACCTTCACCGCAAAAAAGACCAATGAAAAAGTGGCTTTTACGCATGGTTTCTTTCGCAGCGAGGTGGAGCGAGAACTCGAACGCATCATTCACCGTTTCGGCGGTGAAATACTAAAGTAATCAGACCATAGTCTGATTACTTTAAAATTTGCTGTGCTTCAGCAATCCGTGCTGTAGGTTGGCCGACTATGAGTATACAAGAAGACATACAGAAATACATCGATCAGGCAAGCAGCCAGATCAATGTAGGCAAAGAGAAACTTGAGGGATTAGTCGCATCACTGGTATCTGACGAGCGCAAAGCGCAGCTCGACGGTATCGTGGCGTCTCTGAAAGAAAAGGGTCTGAAAGACACCGTTTCTTCGTGGATTGGCACCGGTGAAAACCAGCCGATCAACCCTGAGAAGATCAAAGAAGCGCTCGGCGTTCAGCGTATCGAAGAGCTGGCAGCTCAGGCGAAAATGAAGGCATCTGAGATTCCTCAGGCGCTCTCTAACCTGCTGCCGCAGATCATCGACAAGCTGACACCAGACGGCAAAGAACCAGAAAACGGCATCGCTGCTGCAGCGGTGAAGTTTCTGAAAGACATTCAGTCTCGCACTGCGGGCTGAGTTCACCAAGGGGCGGGGTGGCATTTGCCGCCCGCTCTGCTTTTGATTTTTTTGAACATGAGTAAGTTAATTCTGTCATTTGCAATTTTATTTATCTCATCTGCGGTTTTTGCCAAAGCTGTTGGCAGCGACTGCACGTACAAAGGCAAGAGACTCTATGGCCGCATTAAGATTGTTGAATCTTTCCCTGATGTGAAAGTGAAAATCGTTTCTTCGTTTGCCGATCTGAAGGTGAAGCAGGTGCAGTCATTTCCCGATCGCTGCGGCCTGTGGCAGGTTGTTGATTCGTTTCCCGACCTCAAGGTGCAGTTCGTCGATTCGTTTCCGAATATTACCATCAAATATGTTGAATCATTTCCGGGGCTTTAAGTGTTAAACTCTTGCCCAGCCGAGGTGTTACATTGAAGAAGAAAATCCTCATTGTTGTTGTGGCGACCCTTCTGCTTCTTATTGGGTCGCAGATTCATTTCGATATTCCCGTTGCGGATATAGAACGCACATGGGCCTTGCCCGAGTCTAAGTTTCTCGATCTCAATGGCATGCGCGTGCACTACACTGATGAAGGCAAGGGCGAGAATGTTGTGCTGATCCACGGCACCGCAGCGAGCCTGCACACCTGGCGCGAATGGGTAAAAACGCTGAAGAAAGATTTTCGCGTCGTGACGCTCGACCTGCCGGCTTTTGGGCTTACGGGGCCTTCGCCCGATAACGACTATACAATACCGAACTATGTGAAATTTCTCGAGCAGTTTTTTGCTGCGATGAAGATGCGCCAGCTGAACCTCGTTGGCAATTCGCTCGGCGGCCAGATCGCGTGGCGCTACGCGGTGGCGCACCCCGACAACGTCAATAAACTGGTACTTATCGACAGCGCAGGTCTGCCGCGCATCGGTTCGATACCTCTGCCGATTCGTTTGGCTCGCATGCCGGTCATCGGCAGCCTCGCGAAATATCTCAGCCCGCGTTTTCTCGTGAAGAAGAGCCTCAAGCAGGTATATTACGATGATGCGAAAGTGACCGACGCGCTCGTTGATCGTTACCACTCGCTCGCGCTGCGCGCCGGCAACCGCAATGCATTCGTCGAGCGTTCGCGGCAGATGACACCCGACGACGGCTCGGGCCTCGACAAGATCAGCGTACCGACGCTGATTATGTGGGGTCAGCACGACACCTGGATTCCCGTCGAGCAGGCGGCGAACTTTCGCAAGAAACTATTTCTCGGGCAGGTTGTAATTTATGACAATGCAGGCCATGTGCCGCATGAAGAGATTCCCGAGCAGAGCGTCGCTGATGCGCTGAAGTTTTTGAAGTAGCGTCGTGATGGCTTTGCCATCAAGTCTCTATAGCAAATGCAATGCCGCGGTCACGGGCGAACTTGCCCTTCAGGAAGGTTCTTTCTTTAAATGAGACTTCGCCCGAGCTGCCAAATGTAACGATACTGGTGACGCGTGTGCCATAACCGGGCAGCCGAATGAATGCCGGCGAAAGCGCCTTTTCGAGTTTGAAGTCGAGACCCGTCTGCTGAACCTCGCCGTCTGCTGCCTTTGTCTCGTCGGCCATGAGGGCGAACATCTGCGCGGCATCGGGTTGGGTTGGCAGCGCACTAAATCCGGCTTTCGTGCGGGTCACCTTAAACCACGGCGTATCGAGAGTTGCGTTCGAAAGGCCATAGAGGCCCGGCTGAAGCTTTAAGGCCAATTTGCCGTTGCGGTTAGTGAAATAATAGAGCTCACGGCTACTGCCTAAAATCAGGTTATAGCCGTTGTAATCATCGGCGGATTTTTCGAGTTCAGAGGCATAATCATGGGGTGAGAGATCCCCCTGAAGAAAATGGCTCACGAGCAGCCCGCGGGACTTGAGCCCCTGGCGCATTTCACCCGGTTCACGGTAATTTGTAATCGCCGCGAAGCGCCCACTGCGGCTGACGCCGAGCCAGGTGCCATATTCTTGCCGCGGTTTGCCTGTGATGCGCAGCCAGGCGCTGAACAAAATACCGCCATAGCCTAGATCACGGCCAGCCAGAATTTTGCCCCCTGGCCACCAATGCAGCGGCAGGGCCTTGCGGCGGTAGAATTCGTCGCGGTTTGCAGCGACAACGAGCGGTGTTTCTGAGCCAGGCTGAAAAGAGAAGACGATCAGGCACACGAGGTGCTACCGCGCCAGCATCGCCGCCGCAACTTTGCAAAGCTCGGCCAGCCGCTTATGCGCATGCTCTTCGGTTGTCGCCGAATATGCCGCCTGCTCACGCACGCCGACATACGCCTTCACCTTGGGCTCAGTGCCCGACGGCCGAATCGCAATCCAGTCGCCATTCGCGTTGGTGAAGTAGAGCAGGTTCTGTCGCGGAATCTCGCCCATGGCAATTTCTTGACCATTGCGGATTTCGATCTGCCTCTTAAAGTCGCGCAGTGAGGTAACTGGGTGGCCGAGAAATTCTTTCGGGGGGCTTTGCCTTAATGCTTCAATCAGCGAGTTCATCGCTTCGATGCCCGCGGCGCCGGGAAATTCTTTTTCAACCGCATCTTCGGCTGCATAACCGCATTCGGTGTACATTGCCGACAGCCAGTGGTAAAAGCCTTTGTCCGCTGCGATGTGCGCGGCGAGCAGGTTGCTGACAATGCCGTCTTTGTCGCGCGAGTCGCCGATCGTAACGCCGAATGCCTCTTCAAACGCGAGCACCATGCGCGCGCCGGGGGCGGCCTGCAAAACCTGATCGGCCTTGTTGCCCATGTTCTTAAAACCCGTCAGAGTCTCATAGAAGGTAATGCCGAACTTTTGGCATATCGTGCGCGTGAGAGGAGTGCTCACGAGACTACACAATGCAAACAGATTGGGCTTAATTTTTCCTTGTTCACGCAGTTTTGCCAGCAGGTAGTAGAGCAGCACCGTGCCGATCTGGTTGCCGGTGAGTGAGATGAATTTATTATCTCTGCGGTATGCGACGCCGATGCGATCACCGTCGCCGTCGGTCGCGAGAATCAGATCTGCACCATCTGCTTCTGCTTTTTCGAGAGCCATGTTGAGGCTGTCTTTGTTTTCCGGGTTCGGCGCCTTCACCGTGGGAAAAAGCGGATGTGGTTCGTATTGCTGCGGCACCGGCAGAAAGTTTTTGAATCCTGATTTATAGAAAACCGCATTCATTAGCGCGCCGGCAGCGCCGTGCAGTGGGGTGAAGACGATCTTCTGCGATCGGTCTTTTGCGAAATCGACTTCAGAAATCACCCACTCGACATATTCGCGCATAATCTGCTCATCAAGCACCTTGAGCGAGCCAGGGCTTTCGGTCGGGGCAGGCATCTCATAGCCAAGCGTATTCATTACCGCCATGACGTCGGTGTCGAAGGGTGAGAGAATCTGCGCGCCGTTCGCGGCGTAGACTTTGTAGCCGTTGTAAGCCGCTGCATTGTGGCTCGAGGTGATCATGACGCCGCAGGCGGCATTCAGTCTTCTGACCGCGAAGGGAACGAGTGGTGTAGGTATAATACGGTCGAAGGCGAGCACGTCGATGCCCGCGGCGAGGTAAACGCGCTGCGCGATGCGTGCAAATTTGTCCGAATGCCGGCGCCCGTCGTAGCCGATAACGACCCTTCGGCTCGCCCCCTCTCGGGGGCTGCTCAGGGCAGGCCCTTGAAGAACCTGGGCTACCGCATGGCTGACGCGTGCGATGGTGTAGGCATTGATGCGGGCCGTGCCGGTATCCATGATGGCGCGCATGCCCGCAGTACCGAAGCTCAGATCGTAGCCGAATTGGTCGACAATTGCCTTTTCGCGCTCCGCTTCGGGCAGCGAAAGCAGTGCCTTGACGCTGGTGATTGTGTCATTGTCGAAAGGTGGCTTGCCCCAGCTTTCAGCGATTTTGAGGGCCTCTTCGTAGCTGCGCATCTTGATTTTTTTCGTTTACGTGTGTAGCACGTAAACGAATTAAATCTATGCGTAAACCCCTCATTGCCGGCAACTGGAAAATGAACCTGACTCTGGCCGAAGCCGAAGCGCTTGCCAAAGCGGTCAAAACATCGGCGGCTTCATACAGCGACCGCGACGTGCTCGTCTACCCGACGTTTTTACAGTTCACGACGGCAAAGCAGGCTCTCGCCGGCTCGAACGTATCGGTCGGCGTACAGAATTGTTCCGCAGAAAAAGACGGAGCTTTCACGGGCGAGATATCTGCTTCGCAGGCGCGCGATGCCGGCGCAGCGTACGTATTGATTGGCCACTCAGAAAGGCGGCATGTTCTGAAAGAAACCGACGTCTTCTTGAAGCAGAAGATCGACCGGGTGCTTGAGCAAGGCCTTGTTGCAATGCTGTGCGTCGGTGAAACGCTGGCTGAACGCGAATCGGGCAAGGCCGAGAAGGTTGTACTCGACCAGCTGAATGCTGCGCTCTCACACCTGACGCCAGACCAATGGCAGAAAATTGCCATCGCGTACGAGCCGGTCTGGGCAATTGGCACCGGCAAAAACGCAACGCCCGAAGATGCGCAGAGCATGCACGAGACGATACGCAAGCGCATCGCCGAACTGAATAAAGACATCGCCCCGAAAGTTCGCATTCTCTACGGCGGCTCGGTGAAGCCGGATAATATTGGCGCGCTCATGGCCAAGCCCGACATCGATGGCGCGTTGGTGGGTGGGGCGAGCTTGAAATCAGAGAGTTTTGCCGATTTGATTAAAAACGCAATTTAGGTAAGCCCACGGCGCTTACCTAAATTGCGTCATTCATGACGCAATGCCTGAATCGGGTTCAGCAGCGCCGCCTTACGCGCAGGGTAAATGCCAAACACCAGACCCACGAAGACCGAAAAGACTACCGATAACAATACAGAAAATCCACTGATAGAAGTCGACCAGCCGGCGAGGGTAGACATGCCGACTGAAATCGCGACGCCTAACATGAGGCCCAGAATTCCTCCCGATACGCTCACCGCGAGCGTCTCGACCAAAAACTGAAACAGAATATCTTTACTGCGCGCGCCGACGGCTTTTCTGAGGCCGATCTCTCGGGTGCGTTCGGTGACCGAGACGAGCATAATGTTCATGATGCCGATGCCACCGACGAGCAGCGACACTGCCGCAATCGCAGCGAGCAGAGCCGACATCGTCTCTGAGGTCGCCGAAACAGCCGAGCGAATGTCTGCCAGGTTCATAATCTGGTAGCCGTCTTCTTGCAACGACACGGGAACACGGTGCCGCGTCGACATACCGCGCTGTACCGCGCTGCCGAGATCGTCGAGGTTGACTACACCGTCGCTTTCGATGTCGAGCGAATCGACGAACTGCTTGCCTAACAGCCGGTACATCGCGGTCTGCAGCGGTATCACAATGACGTCGTCCTGATCGCGGTAGCCGGTGCCGCCTTTTTCA
The sequence above is a segment of the Turneriella parva DSM 21527 genome. Coding sequences within it:
- a CDS encoding YidB family protein, with amino-acid sequence MSIQEDIQKYIDQASSQINVGKEKLEGLVASLVSDERKAQLDGIVASLKEKGLKDTVSSWIGTGENQPINPEKIKEALGVQRIEELAAQAKMKASEIPQALSNLLPQIIDKLTPDGKEPENGIAAAAVKFLKDIQSRTAG
- a CDS encoding alpha/beta fold hydrolase, with protein sequence MKKKILIVVVATLLLLIGSQIHFDIPVADIERTWALPESKFLDLNGMRVHYTDEGKGENVVLIHGTAASLHTWREWVKTLKKDFRVVTLDLPAFGLTGPSPDNDYTIPNYVKFLEQFFAAMKMRQLNLVGNSLGGQIAWRYAVAHPDNVNKLVLIDSAGLPRIGSIPLPIRLARMPVIGSLAKYLSPRFLVKKSLKQVYYDDAKVTDALVDRYHSLALRAGNRNAFVERSRQMTPDDGSGLDKISVPTLIMWGQHDTWIPVEQAANFRKKLFLGQVVIYDNAGHVPHEEIPEQSVADALKFLK
- a CDS encoding NRDE family protein codes for the protein MCLIVFSFQPGSETPLVVAANRDEFYRRKALPLHWWPGGKILAGRDLGYGGILFSAWLRITGKPRQEYGTWLGVSRSGRFAAITNYREPGEMRQGLKSRGLLVSHFLQGDLSPHDYASELEKSADDYNGYNLILGSSRELYYFTNRNGKLALKLQPGLYGLSNATLDTPWFKVTRTKAGFSALPTQPDAAQMFALMADETKAADGEVQQTGLDFKLEKALSPAFIRLPGYGTRVTSIVTFGSSGEVSFKERTFLKGKFARDRGIAFAIET
- a CDS encoding phospho-sugar mutase; this encodes MRSYEEALKIAESWGKPPFDNDTITSVKALLSLPEAEREKAIVDQFGYDLSFGTAGMRAIMDTGTARINAYTIARVSHAVAQVLQGPALSSPREGASRRVVIGYDGRRHSDKFARIAQRVYLAAGIDVLAFDRIIPTPLVPFAVRRLNAACGVMITSSHNAAAYNGYKVYAANGAQILSPFDTDVMAVMNTLGYEMPAPTESPGSLKVLDEQIMREYVEWVISEVDFAKDRSQKIVFTPLHGAAGALMNAVFYKSGFKNFLPVPQQYEPHPLFPTVKAPNPENKDSLNMALEKAEADGADLILATDGDGDRIGVAYRRDNKFISLTGNQIGTVLLYYLLAKLREQGKIKPNLFALCSLVSTPLTRTICQKFGITFYETLTGFKNMGNKADQVLQAAPGARMVLAFEEAFGVTIGDSRDKDGIVSNLLAAHIAADKGFYHWLSAMYTECGYAAEDAVEKEFPGAAGIEAMNSLIEALRQSPPKEFLGHPVTSLRDFKRQIEIRNGQEIAMGEIPRQNLLYFTNANGDWIAIRPSGTEPKVKAYVGVREQAAYSATTEEHAHKRLAELCKVAAAMLAR
- the tpiA gene encoding triose-phosphate isomerase, encoding MRKPLIAGNWKMNLTLAEAEALAKAVKTSAASYSDRDVLVYPTFLQFTTAKQALAGSNVSVGVQNCSAEKDGAFTGEISASQARDAGAAYVLIGHSERRHVLKETDVFLKQKIDRVLEQGLVAMLCVGETLAERESGKAEKVVLDQLNAALSHLTPDQWQKIAIAYEPVWAIGTGKNATPEDAQSMHETIRKRIAELNKDIAPKVRILYGGSVKPDNIGALMAKPDIDGALVGGASLKSESFADLIKNAI